CCCCCGTCCGCCCCTCTCCAACTCCGAGACGCACCATGGAAGCAGCCCCGGCAAACCGCCCCCGCAAGCCGCGCCGCCGCTGGCGGTGGCACGTGCCCCCCGCGCTGGTGCACGGCGGAGAAAGCCTGGAGGGCGTACAGGTGCTCGACGAGATTCCGGAGCCCCTGGGGCTGCTGCTGTGGGAAACGTACCGCGACGTGGTGCTGTGGTCGTCGGTGGCCCCGGAGGAGCGCGACGGGCTCTTTGCCGCCGAAGCGTACGAAGCCCGGCTGCGCGCCTTGGCCGAGGCGGGGGCCGACGAGCCGCTGGACCAGGCGCTGCGGGCCGTGGCCGCCATCCTCAAGGACCCGGGCGGGGTGCCCGAGGCGGACGTGACGGCCGCCTGCCGCACGGCGACCGACTGGGCCGAGGGCAAGGCGCTGCTTTCGGCCGCGGTCACGCTGGCCACGGCGGCCGCGCTGGCCTCGCCCACCAACGCGGCGGCCGCCCACCGGGTGGGGATGATCGCCCGCGCCAACGGCGAAAGCGCGCGCGCCGAAACCTGGTTCCGCCGCGCCGTGGGGCTGGGGCGGCAGGCCAACGACTGGGCCAGCTACGCCGAAGCCTTCCTGGGGCTGGGCAACCTGTACAAGCAGCGGGGCAACTACCCCGCCGCCCGGCGCTTCCACATCCGCGCGCTCCGCGCCGCGCGGCGCCACGCCATGCGCGAGATCCAGGGGCGGGCGCTTCACGACCTGTTCTGCATTGCCATGCAGACCAGCCCGCCGGCCGATGCCGAGGAGCTGGCGCGCCTTGCGTTCCGGGCTTACGGATCCCGGCACCCCAGGCTCCCCGCCCTTGCGCACGACGTGGCGTACTTCTGGATGAGCCAGGGCCGCTTCGCCCCGGCGCTCGAGGTGTTCCGCGCGGTGCTGCCGCACATCCACGACTCGCGCGAGCGGGTGCTGGTGGCCGCCAACGCCGGCCGCGCCGCGGGGGGCTCGGGCAACCGGGCCGGCTTCGACGAGGCGTGGCAGTCGGTGTGGGCGGCCGAGCCGGAGTGGGAGCGCACGCCGCTCGCGCCCCAGGCGCTCCTGGAGCTGGCCAACGGCGCCTCGTCGCTGCGCGACTGGCCCCGCGCCGAGCGCGCCGCCGAGACCGCCCGCGACCTGGCCCAGCGCCGGGGCCAGGGGCAGGTGATCATCGAAAGCGAGGCGGTGCTCGACGCCGCCCGGCGCAAGCG
This genomic window from Longimicrobium sp. contains:
- a CDS encoding tetratricopeptide repeat protein, which gives rise to MEAAPANRPRKPRRRWRWHVPPALVHGGESLEGVQVLDEIPEPLGLLLWETYRDVVLWSSVAPEERDGLFAAEAYEARLRALAEAGADEPLDQALRAVAAILKDPGGVPEADVTAACRTATDWAEGKALLSAAVTLATAAALASPTNAAAAHRVGMIARANGESARAETWFRRAVGLGRQANDWASYAEAFLGLGNLYKQRGNYPAARRFHIRALRAARRHAMREIQGRALHDLFCIAMQTSPPADAEELARLAFRAYGSRHPRLPALAHDVAYFWMSQGRFAPALEVFRAVLPHIHDSRERVLVAANAGRAAGGSGNRAGFDEAWQSVWAAEPEWERTPLAPQALLELANGASSLRDWPRAERAAETARDLAQRRGQGQVIIESEAVLDAARRKRGVEPAVPAATEESADPELVADLVRSLNVARR